One Brevinematia bacterium DNA window includes the following coding sequences:
- the thiS gene encoding sulfur carrier protein ThiS — MKVIVNGQEREVGVTNLRELVEELGFDVNRYVVVVNNEIIPKSRVAEITLKENDDIEILTIMGGG, encoded by the coding sequence ATGAAGGTGATAGTAAATGGTCAGGAGCGGGAAGTTGGTGTTACAAATTTGAGAGAGCTGGTTGAAGAGTTAGGATTTGATGTGAATAGGTATGTTGTGGTGGTCAATAATGAGATTATTCCTAAAAGTAGGGTAGCGGAGATTACTCTTAAAGAGAATGATGATATTGAGATACTGACCATAATGGGGGGAGGTTGA
- a CDS encoding thiazole synthase: MMDELLIAGLRLKSRLIIGTGKFSDYAYIPDIVEKTGCEMVTVAVRRAKDGIQKPLKDYIPKGVKVLVNTSGARNSEEALKIARIGRELLGSDLVKVEIIPDTKYLMPDNREVIRACELLANEGFKPFPYVMPDLVSARYMVQAGAVCIMPLGAPIGTNKGLLTRYFIEMLKNELDVPVIVDAGIGRPSHAAEAMEIGVDAVLVNTAIATAKDPVGMAVAFAKAIQAGREAFLIGLPLEKTFAEPSSPVDEYLTGFLRK, translated from the coding sequence TTGATGGACGAGTTGCTGATAGCGGGATTGAGGTTGAAGAGTAGGTTAATAATAGGCACAGGTAAGTTTAGTGATTATGCCTATATTCCTGATATAGTGGAGAAGACGGGATGTGAGATGGTTACAGTGGCGGTTAGGAGGGCGAAAGACGGTATCCAAAAACCGCTTAAGGATTATATTCCTAAGGGGGTAAAGGTGTTGGTGAATACTTCGGGAGCGAGGAATTCTGAAGAGGCGCTGAAGATAGCAAGGATAGGAAGGGAACTTCTAGGGAGTGATCTTGTGAAAGTTGAAATAATACCTGATACTAAGTATTTGATGCCGGATAATAGGGAAGTTATAAGAGCATGTGAACTTTTAGCAAATGAGGGGTTTAAGCCTTTTCCTTATGTTATGCCAGACTTAGTGTCTGCTAGGTATATGGTGCAAGCTGGGGCAGTCTGTATAATGCCTCTTGGAGCACCTATTGGAACCAACAAAGGTTTGCTTACAAGGTATTTTATTGAAATGTTGAAAAATGAACTTGATGTTCCGGTTATTGTTGATGCTGGGATTGGAAGACCTTCTCATGCTGCTGAGGCTATGGAGATAGGAGTAGATGCAGTATTAGTAAATACTGCTATAGCGACTGCAAAAGATCCTGTTGGGATGGCAGTAGCTTTTGCGAAAGCAATTCAAGCTGGAAGGGAAGCTTTCCTAATAGGTTTGCCACTGGAAAAAACTTTTGCAGAGCCTTCATCTCCAGTGGATGAGTATCTAACGGGTTTTTTGAGAAAGTAG
- a CDS encoding pyridoxal phosphate-dependent aminotransferase, which translates to MSFSLSKRAIEIEPSPTLSIGAKTKELISKGLDVINLTAGESDLPVPEWVLKNLEKCIRINGSNTYKPTAGITELRKEIAEKYRKYNNVDYSYKNVVISIGAKQAIYLALASVCNEGDEVILISPYWVSYVEQIKLVGAKPVILETRIDDGFIPSLKELEQLIGPKTKAIIVNSPCNPTGALYPQDILEKLLSLAIRKRFYIISDEIYENYVYEGKFVSLASLSPDAKEVTITVNGFSKSHSITGWRIGYVCASEEIVSAMDSIQSHISSGTSSIVQYALLGFLEHYEEDVSVIQREFTARRNYIRDELMSENKIRIFVPQGAFYYFIDVSKCFNDKIKNSVTFCSELLEKKLLSVVPGIAFGDDKFVRLSFSASMDSIKEGIRRLKEFINSL; encoded by the coding sequence ATGAGTTTTTCTCTGTCAAAAAGAGCTATAGAAATAGAGCCTTCGCCTACTCTATCAATTGGTGCAAAAACGAAAGAACTGATATCTAAGGGTCTGGATGTAATAAACCTGACGGCGGGAGAGTCTGATCTGCCTGTTCCTGAGTGGGTCCTTAAGAATCTTGAGAAATGTATCAGAATAAACGGCTCAAACACTTATAAGCCTACTGCGGGAATAACTGAGCTGAGGAAGGAAATTGCGGAGAAGTATAGAAAGTATAACAACGTTGACTATTCTTACAAAAATGTTGTAATATCCATAGGTGCGAAGCAGGCTATCTACTTGGCCCTAGCATCTGTGTGTAACGAGGGAGATGAGGTTATATTGATTTCTCCTTACTGGGTAAGCTACGTTGAGCAGATAAAGTTAGTGGGTGCAAAGCCTGTTATTCTTGAAACAAGAATAGATGATGGTTTCATTCCTAGTTTGAAGGAACTTGAGCAACTCATAGGACCTAAAACGAAGGCTATAATCGTAAACAGTCCGTGTAATCCTACTGGTGCTCTATATCCTCAGGATATACTTGAAAAGTTACTAAGCTTAGCAATTCGGAAGAGGTTTTATATAATTTCCGATGAGATATACGAGAACTATGTGTATGAAGGTAAGTTCGTAAGCTTGGCATCGCTTTCCCCCGATGCTAAAGAGGTGACCATAACAGTAAATGGATTTTCAAAGTCTCATTCAATAACTGGTTGGAGGATAGGATATGTTTGTGCCTCAGAAGAGATTGTCAGTGCTATGGATTCTATCCAGAGTCATATATCTTCTGGAACTTCCTCTATTGTGCAGTATGCGTTACTAGGTTTTCTTGAGCATTATGAGGAAGATGTTTCTGTGATTCAGAGGGAGTTTACGGCAAGAAGAAATTACATAAGAGATGAGCTTATGTCAGAAAATAAGATAAGAATTTTTGTTCCTCAGGGAGCGTTCTATTACTTCATAGATGTTTCAAAGTGTTTTAACGACAAGATCAAAAACTCTGTGACTTTTTGTTCGGAACTTTTAGAGAAAAAGCTTCTATCAGTTGTTCCCGGAATAGCCTTTGGTGATGATAAGTTTGTAAGGCTTTCTTTTTCCGC